One window from the genome of Microcoleus sp. FACHB-68 encodes:
- a CDS encoding VIT domain-containing protein has translation MSQLSSQRNSTGNFDGCYCLNPNCKSPKNPPSAEICHSCGAQLLLQGQYRAIAPIGAGGFGRTFLAVDELLPAQRRCAIKQFFPQQTGNTEKASELFREEARRLKQLGNYPQIPQMLGYFEQNGHQYLVQEWIAGCNLAQELAEAGSFNETKIRQLLNDLLPVLWFVHNHQIIHRDIKPENIIRRQADGKLVLVDFGAAKLATETALAKTGTMIGSAAYTAPEQTKGKAIFASDIYSLGVTCIHLMTQVAPFDLFDSGEDCWVWRDYLRMPVSPQLGKVIDKMLQSATKRRYESTTEILTDLNATPSALSKTKNKVLLGGTVIVVGWIAGMSVLSTLFPPPATYYNSPVSEEYNLPVKPKAPPQVPGLFTADNQQKIFPLQHTEVQAKISGNVSRVEVTQTFANPYKEPLEAIYTFPLPDEAAVDDMEIRVGNRVIRGLIKKREEAKQIYQQAKQQGKTAGLLEQERDNIFTQSLANIKPGEKIDVTIRYTESLKFEGGDYEFVFPMVVGPRYIPGTSVADGAKLNPPIATTRSGQDINVTVDIDAGVPITEVRSPSHQMAIQRAGSTMEVKLAGENTIPNKDLILRYKVAGASTQATVLTQSDEKGGHFATYLIPAVKYNPNQIVPKDVVFLMDTSGSQAGAAIQQSQELMRQFINGLNPDDTFTIIDFASNTTQLSSKPLPNTPANRAKAIAYVNRLSANGGSELMNGMNKVLNFSPAPKGRLRSVVLLTDGLIGNDTQVIAEVQKRLKAGNRLYSFGVGSSTNRFLINRLAELGRGTAEIVPPHESAKAVAQKFFREINNPVLTNIEVTWVGSGKPAEIYPLKAADLFASQPLVLFGRKQDQRNGQIRIIGTIAGGQRYEKILNVNFDQVSGNSAISQLWGRARIKDLMNQMYGAENPAGVKAVTDTALAYRLLSQYTAFVAVSEEVRVDPKNPKRQEFVPIPIPEGMNKQISSAALPASADVPEPSQILGTAAGFLLLGIGFSRKRRRANLNIPPRN, from the coding sequence ATGAGTCAATTGTCTTCTCAACGAAACTCCACCGGCAACTTCGATGGGTGCTACTGCCTCAATCCCAACTGTAAAAGCCCGAAAAACCCACCCTCAGCGGAAATTTGTCATAGTTGCGGCGCTCAATTACTGCTACAAGGGCAATATCGGGCAATTGCACCCATCGGTGCCGGCGGATTTGGGCGCACCTTTCTGGCGGTGGATGAGTTGCTGCCGGCACAAAGACGGTGCGCGATCAAGCAGTTTTTTCCGCAGCAAACCGGCAATACTGAGAAAGCTTCAGAACTGTTTCGAGAAGAAGCGCGGCGACTCAAACAACTAGGTAACTATCCGCAAATTCCGCAAATGTTGGGGTATTTTGAGCAAAACGGACATCAGTATCTTGTGCAGGAGTGGATTGCCGGTTGCAATTTGGCGCAAGAATTAGCAGAGGCGGGATCTTTTAACGAAACTAAAATTCGTCAACTATTGAATGACTTGCTGCCGGTGTTATGGTTTGTCCACAATCACCAAATTATTCACCGAGACATTAAGCCAGAAAATATTATTCGCCGGCAGGCTGATGGCAAGCTGGTTTTAGTCGATTTTGGGGCAGCAAAATTGGCGACGGAGACGGCTTTGGCGAAAACCGGCACGATGATCGGTTCTGCTGCCTACACAGCGCCGGAACAAACCAAAGGCAAGGCAATTTTTGCCAGTGATATCTACAGTTTGGGTGTCACTTGTATCCATTTAATGACTCAAGTTGCTCCCTTTGATTTGTTTGATAGCGGCGAAGATTGTTGGGTTTGGCGGGATTATTTGAGGATGCCGGTGAGTCCTCAGTTGGGGAAAGTTATTGACAAAATGCTGCAAAGTGCAACGAAGCGGCGTTATGAATCAACGACTGAAATTCTTACGGATTTAAATGCGACTCCTTCAGCACTGTCAAAGACAAAGAATAAGGTGCTATTAGGGGGGACTGTTATCGTCGTGGGATGGATTGCCGGCATGAGTGTATTGAGTACATTATTTCCGCCGCCGGCAACTTATTACAATAGCCCAGTATCGGAGGAATATAACCTGCCGGTGAAGCCAAAAGCACCGCCACAGGTTCCAGGCTTATTTACTGCGGATAATCAACAAAAAATATTTCCGTTGCAACATACGGAAGTCCAGGCAAAAATTTCTGGAAATGTGTCGCGGGTGGAGGTGACGCAGACATTTGCTAATCCTTACAAAGAACCTTTAGAGGCGATTTATACCTTTCCTCTGCCAGATGAGGCGGCGGTGGATGATATGGAAATTCGAGTTGGGAATCGCGTGATTCGTGGCTTAATTAAAAAGCGGGAAGAAGCAAAGCAAATTTATCAGCAAGCGAAACAGCAGGGGAAAACTGCCGGCTTGCTTGAACAGGAACGGGATAATATTTTTACCCAATCTTTGGCTAATATTAAACCCGGTGAGAAAATTGATGTCACCATTCGCTACACCGAAAGTTTAAAGTTTGAGGGAGGCGACTATGAATTTGTTTTCCCAATGGTGGTAGGGCCGCGTTATATTCCAGGAACAAGTGTAGCAGATGGCGCGAAACTAAATCCACCAATTGCCACAACTCGATCTGGGCAAGATATTAATGTCACGGTAGATATTGATGCCGGCGTCCCGATTACTGAAGTCCGTTCACCTTCCCATCAAATGGCAATTCAACGTGCCGGTTCAACAATGGAAGTGAAACTTGCTGGAGAAAATACGATTCCCAATAAAGATTTAATTCTGCGTTATAAAGTTGCCGGTGCTTCCACTCAGGCAACGGTATTAACTCAATCGGATGAAAAAGGCGGTCATTTTGCAACTTATTTAATTCCGGCAGTCAAGTACAATCCGAATCAGATTGTGCCTAAAGATGTTGTGTTCTTGATGGATACATCTGGATCTCAAGCCGGTGCGGCTATTCAACAATCTCAGGAATTGATGCGACAGTTTATTAATGGTCTCAATCCTGATGACACGTTTACGATTATAGATTTTGCCAGTAACACAACTCAACTGTCCTCTAAACCGTTACCAAATACGCCGGCAAATCGTGCCAAAGCGATTGCTTATGTTAATCGCTTAAGTGCGAATGGTGGCAGTGAGTTAATGAATGGAATGAATAAGGTTTTAAACTTTTCGCCGGCACCTAAAGGACGCTTACGAAGTGTAGTTTTGTTGACAGACGGATTGATTGGTAATGACACTCAAGTGATTGCAGAAGTTCAGAAGCGGCTAAAAGCTGGAAACCGGCTTTATAGTTTTGGTGTCGGTTCTTCAACGAATCGGTTTTTAATTAACCGGCTGGCAGAGTTGGGACGAGGAACGGCTGAAATTGTGCCTCCCCATGAATCTGCCAAGGCTGTTGCACAGAAATTTTTTCGAGAAATTAACAATCCGGTTTTAACAAATATTGAGGTAACTTGGGTAGGTTCTGGGAAGCCGGCGGAAATTTATCCCCTCAAGGCAGCAGATTTATTTGCAAGTCAACCTTTAGTCTTATTTGGGCGTAAACAAGACCAAAGAAATGGGCAAATTCGCATCATCGGCACTATCGCAGGGGGTCAGCGTTATGAGAAGATTCTCAATGTGAATTTCGATCAAGTGAGTGGCAATTCTGCCATTTCACAACTCTGGGGAAGGGCGCGAATTAAGGATTTGATGAATCAAATGTACGGCGCTGAAAATCCTGCCGGTGTTAAGGCAGTTACTGATACTGCACTTGCCTATCGGTTGCTATCTCAATACACGGCATTTGTTGCAGTGTCTGAAGAGGTACGAGTTGATCCAAAAAATCCCAAACGGCAGGAATTTGTGCCGATTCCTATTCCGGAAGGAATGAACAAACAAATAAGTTCTGCTGCGTTACCAGCAAGTGCGGATGTACCAGAACCCAGCCAAATTTTGGGAACTGCGGCAGGATTTCTGTTGTTAGGAATTGGTTTTTCTCGGAAGCGCCGGCGGGCTAATTTGAATATTCCACCTCGCAATTAG
- a CDS encoding pentapeptide repeat-containing protein, whose translation MAGNPAHVKRLLETKQCQGGDLRDANLSRFNLTGADLSGAKLMFANLNNAKLSKANLSGADLSFANLVAADLVSADLSGLDAKGINLFESHLNSANLSGADLRVANLVNSDLSDANLSGSDMGGANLIGTQMTRANLSGANLGGTNMGKTNLVAANLLNANLSDARLVEADLSDANLSGANLSSANLLNANLSGANLSGANLNGANLANAKLDGAIGLESDSQNIRRSNVETTSSAPPVGMSYLSLPHAGPYYSDSPGSAGKPRFGTP comes from the coding sequence ATGGCTGGGAATCCCGCACACGTCAAACGGCTGCTAGAAACGAAACAATGTCAGGGAGGCGATCTTAGGGATGCCAACCTGAGCCGGTTCAATCTCACGGGTGCCGACCTCAGCGGTGCCAAGTTAATGTTTGCCAATCTCAATAATGCCAAACTCAGCAAGGCCAATTTGAGTGGGGCTGATTTAAGTTTTGCTAACTTAGTGGCTGCGGATCTGGTGAGTGCTGATTTAAGCGGTTTAGACGCTAAGGGAATTAATTTGTTTGAGTCCCATCTCAACAGTGCCAACCTCAGCGGTGCTGACTTAAGAGTGGCAAATCTGGTAAACAGTGATCTCAGTGATGCCAACTTAAGCGGATCAGATATGGGAGGGGCGAATTTAATCGGCACCCAGATGACGAGAGCCAACCTGAGTGGGGCAAACTTGGGAGGGACAAATATGGGGAAAACAAATTTAGTTGCAGCTAACCTGCTGAATGCGAATCTGAGTGATGCGCGGTTAGTGGAGGCTGATCTCAGTGATGCTAACCTCAGCGGTGCGAACTTGAGTAGCGCCAACCTATTAAATGCAAATCTGAGTGGCGCAAATCTCAGTGGTGCCAATTTGAATGGTGCGAACTTGGCAAATGCGAAGCTGGATGGTGCAATTGGGCTTGAGAGCGACAGCCAAAATATAAGGCGATCAAATGTGGAGACAACCTCAAGTGCGCCGCCGGTGGGAATGTCTTACTTGAGTTTGCCTCATGCAGGGCCGTATTATTCCGATTCCCCAGGTTCTGCCGGCAAGCCACGCTTCGGTACGCCCTAG
- a CDS encoding type II toxin-antitoxin system CcdA family antitoxin produces the protein MNEPAVDTRRSADKVEVSIQIDPALLEEIKHLTNDPSKVVETALRQWLRGESHRDDELTRNLPRNPPVPPRGEWND, from the coding sequence ATGAATGAGCCTGCTGTTGATACCCGTCGCTCAGCCGATAAGGTAGAAGTTTCTATCCAGATCGATCCTGCCCTCCTTGAGGAAATTAAGCACCTGACGAACGATCCAAGCAAGGTGGTGGAAACCGCCTTGCGGCAGTGGCTACGAGGTGAAAGCCATCGGGATGACGAACTGACTCGCAACCTCCCAAGAAACCCGCCGGTGCCGCCTAGAGGTGAGTGGAATGATTGA
- a CDS encoding AAA family ATPase, translating to MPEKLIVKNFAGIKELEIEVRKINILIGPQASGKSVCAKLLFYFKSFIGDILSTVVNEQTKRDLNSNYSKKFEEYFPSNSLGNNEFFIRYQISDVFIEISKNPQNKGKVLLTYSDFYKQLFDDLRNYIKKEKKKASKDKRYEALGINISYLIIGREYLTEYMIKDSLGIEAQFVQLFIPAGRSFFANLQSNIFSFISSNNALDPFLRDFGSTYENMKGIRYRLRSRIKNQSREEKDIQDEIDRLVEKALCGKHIHEKGKDFLEIADGRRISIANSSSGQQETLPLAIMLATLPFFINPRSSPGRTVYIEEPEAHLFPSAQRDIIDLIATVFNQQQDQLQFFITTHSPYTLTAINNLLQAGILYNQADENALNELEKIVPRYKALMTKDLSAYTLADGKCCNIICPDTGLIDAKVIDAVSDELAIEFDKLLNLA from the coding sequence ATGCCTGAAAAACTAATCGTTAAAAACTTTGCTGGAATTAAAGAGCTAGAGATTGAAGTCAGAAAGATAAACATTTTGATTGGGCCTCAAGCTAGTGGTAAAAGTGTATGTGCAAAGCTACTTTTCTATTTTAAAAGCTTTATTGGGGACATTTTATCGACTGTAGTAAATGAGCAGACAAAGCGCGACTTAAACTCGAATTATTCTAAAAAATTTGAAGAATATTTTCCATCAAATTCACTAGGCAATAATGAGTTTTTTATAAGATATCAAATCTCCGATGTTTTTATAGAAATTAGTAAAAACCCTCAGAATAAAGGTAAAGTTTTATTAACTTATTCAGATTTTTACAAACAACTATTTGATGATTTACGCAATTATATAAAAAAAGAGAAAAAAAAAGCATCTAAAGATAAAAGATACGAGGCTTTAGGCATTAATATATCTTATCTAATTATAGGTAGAGAATACTTAACTGAATATATGATAAAAGACTCCCTTGGCATAGAAGCACAGTTCGTACAACTTTTTATTCCAGCAGGGCGCTCTTTTTTTGCTAACCTTCAAAGTAATATATTCTCTTTTATATCTAGCAATAATGCTCTCGATCCGTTTTTGAGGGATTTTGGCTCTACATACGAAAACATGAAAGGCATACGTTATCGCTTACGTTCTAGAATAAAAAACCAATCTAGAGAAGAGAAAGACATACAAGATGAGATAGATAGATTAGTAGAAAAAGCGTTGTGCGGTAAACATATACATGAAAAGGGTAAAGATTTTTTAGAGATTGCAGACGGAAGACGTATTAGTATTGCAAACTCATCTTCCGGTCAACAAGAGACATTACCTCTGGCAATTATGCTAGCTACGCTACCATTTTTTATTAACCCTCGTTCTTCTCCTGGGCGAACAGTTTATATTGAGGAACCAGAGGCGCATCTATTTCCCAGCGCACAACGCGATATTATTGACTTGATAGCCACTGTGTTTAATCAGCAACAGGATCAGCTTCAATTTTTTATAACGACTCACAGCCCGTATACTTTAACAGCGATTAATAATTTGCTACAAGCTGGAATTCTCTATAACCAAGCGGATGAAAATGCGTTGAATGAGCTAGAGAAAATAGTGCCTAGGTATAAGGCATTAATGACTAAGGATTTATCTGCTTACACATTAGCAGATGGTAAATGTTGCAATATTATATGCCCCGATACGGGCTTAATAGATGCAAAAGTTATTGATGCTGTCTCTGATGAGCTAGCTATCGAGTTTGATAAACTTCTGAACCTAGCTTAA
- the chrA gene encoding chromate efflux transporter, which produces MDSSAPHRLPQLAKVFFKLGAIGFGGPAAHIAMMEDEVVNRHKWLTREQFLDLVGATNLIPGPNSTEMAIHVGYIYAGWLGLIVAGICFIGPAVVITGAFAWAYVVFGQLPQVAPLLYGIKPAVLAIILGAIWKLGKTAVKNRKLLLIAVAVVVALFLGLNEVIALLLGGLLGMLWLRLSQKRNNGTGTGFNGWLIGFSFHPLLSQLSTASPVASPAAPTLWQLGLFFLKVGSVLFGSGYVLVAFLEEGLVGQGWLTQQQLLDAIAIGQFTPGPVSSTATFIGYVIAGWPGAVVATLGIFLPSFLFVAALNPLIPRLRSSPWASAFLDAVNVSAIALMAAVTVQLARGTLLVSTGTQLNIDWPALFIAIIAAGAAIRLRVSAVWLVLGGALMGWLANLILING; this is translated from the coding sequence ATGGATTCTTCAGCCCCACACCGGCTGCCTCAACTAGCCAAAGTGTTCTTCAAACTCGGCGCAATCGGATTTGGTGGCCCTGCGGCTCACATCGCCATGATGGAGGATGAGGTTGTCAACCGGCACAAGTGGCTGACGCGAGAGCAATTCCTCGACCTCGTCGGTGCAACAAACTTGATTCCCGGCCCGAATTCTACGGAAATGGCGATTCATGTGGGATACATCTACGCCGGCTGGTTGGGGTTAATCGTCGCCGGCATCTGTTTTATTGGGCCGGCAGTTGTGATCACCGGCGCATTTGCTTGGGCTTACGTCGTGTTTGGCCAACTGCCGCAAGTCGCCCCCTTGCTCTATGGCATCAAGCCGGCAGTCCTCGCCATCATCCTGGGCGCTATCTGGAAACTAGGGAAAACCGCTGTTAAAAACCGCAAACTTCTGCTGATCGCGGTTGCGGTTGTCGTAGCCTTATTTTTAGGGCTAAATGAAGTGATTGCCCTATTACTGGGGGGTTTGCTGGGAATGCTTTGGCTGCGTTTATCCCAGAAACGCAATAATGGAACCGGCACAGGATTTAACGGATGGCTGATCGGATTTTCCTTCCATCCTTTACTCTCCCAACTTTCTACCGCTTCCCCGGTTGCCTCCCCTGCGGCCCCGACTTTGTGGCAACTGGGATTATTTTTCCTGAAAGTTGGGTCTGTTTTATTTGGCAGTGGCTATGTGCTGGTCGCCTTTCTAGAAGAGGGATTAGTCGGGCAAGGCTGGCTAACTCAGCAGCAGCTACTTGATGCGATTGCCATTGGCCAATTCACACCAGGGCCGGTGTCATCAACTGCTACATTTATTGGTTATGTGATTGCCGGCTGGCCCGGAGCAGTCGTAGCCACACTGGGCATTTTCCTGCCTTCGTTTCTGTTTGTTGCTGCATTAAACCCACTGATCCCGCGCCTGCGTTCCAGTCCTTGGGCTTCTGCATTTTTAGATGCGGTGAATGTTAGTGCTATTGCCCTGATGGCGGCAGTGACTGTGCAACTCGCTAGAGGAACCCTGCTCGTCTCAACCGGCACCCAACTCAACATTGATTGGCCGGCACTCTTCATTGCGATCATTGCTGCCGGTGCTGCCATTCGCCTTCGCGTTAGCGCCGTCTGGCTCGTGTTAGGGGGCGCATTGATGGGCTGGCTTGCTAATTTGATCTTGATCAACGGATAG
- a CDS encoding UDP-glucuronic acid decarboxylase family protein, translating into MRILVTGGAGFIGSHLIDRLMADGHEVICVDNFYTGHKRNILKWFNHPYFELIRHDITEPIRLEADQIYHLACPASPVHYQYNPVKTIKTNVLGTMNMLGLAKRVKARILLASTSEVYGDPEVHPQTEDYRGNVNPIGIRSCYDEGKRVAETLAFDYHRQNGVDIRVARIFNTYGTRMLENDGRVVSNFIVQSLRGIPLTVYGDGSQTRSFCYVSDLVEGLIRLMNGEHIGPINLGNPDEYTILELAQKIQHMVNPEAEIIFKPLPEDDPKQRQPNITLAKTWLSWQPTVPLAEGLKLTVQDFRDRVTSN; encoded by the coding sequence ATGAGAATTTTGGTTACAGGTGGCGCTGGGTTTATTGGTTCCCATCTCATCGACCGATTGATGGCCGATGGCCATGAAGTGATTTGTGTGGATAACTTCTATACAGGCCACAAGCGAAACATCTTGAAATGGTTCAATCATCCCTACTTTGAACTCATCCGGCATGACATCACCGAACCGATTCGGTTAGAGGCAGATCAGATTTACCATTTGGCTTGCCCTGCGTCGCCGGTGCACTACCAGTACAATCCCGTTAAGACTATCAAAACGAATGTCTTGGGAACCATGAATATGCTGGGACTGGCAAAGCGTGTCAAAGCACGAATTCTGCTAGCTTCCACCTCCGAAGTGTATGGAGATCCTGAAGTTCACCCGCAAACAGAAGACTATCGCGGCAACGTGAACCCCATCGGCATTCGCAGCTGTTATGACGAAGGCAAGCGGGTTGCCGAAACCCTAGCATTTGACTATCATCGGCAAAATGGCGTTGACATTCGAGTGGCTCGCATCTTTAATACCTACGGAACTCGGATGTTAGAAAATGACGGTCGAGTGGTGAGTAACTTTATCGTGCAGTCCTTAAGGGGAATTCCCCTAACCGTTTATGGCGATGGATCACAAACCCGCAGTTTCTGCTACGTTTCTGATTTAGTGGAAGGGCTGATCCGGCTGATGAATGGCGAACACATCGGGCCGATCAATCTGGGCAACCCGGATGAATACACTATCTTAGAATTAGCTCAGAAAATCCAGCACATGGTCAATCCAGAGGCGGAAATTATATTTAAACCCTTGCCTGAAGACGACCCGAAGCAGCGGCAGCCGAATATTACTCTTGCTAAAACTTGGCTGTCGTGGCAGCCCACAGTGCCCCTAGCAGAAGGTTTAAAGTTGACAGTGCAGGACTTCCGCGACCGTGTCACTTCAAACTAA
- a CDS encoding UDP-glucose/GDP-mannose dehydrogenase family protein, whose protein sequence is MRVCVIGTGYVGLVTGACLAHIGHHVVCVDNNEQKVILLKSGQSPIFEPGLTEIMQSAYQSGNLEFTSDLAAGVAHGEILFVAVGTPALATGESDTRYVEAVARGIGAHLDGGYKVIVNKSTVPIGSGDWVRMIVLDGIAERQKVLVGVGGGTNEEVAIESGVKFDVVSNPEFLREGSAVYDTFNPDRIVLGSNSPKAISMMQELYTPIIERKFAEDQSLPAVPVVVTDISSAEMIKYAANAFLATKISFINEIANICDRVGADVVQIAKGIGLDSRIGSKFLNAGIGWGGSCFPKDVSALIHTADDYNYEAQLLKAAVSVNQRQRLLAIEKLQHELKILKGKTVGLLGLTFKPDTDDMRDAPALNVIEQLNRLGAKVKAYDPIVSQTGIRHGLSGVLVETDPERLADGCDALLVVTEWEQFRTLDYAKMAKLMNNRVIIDGRNFLDRETVEKAGFRYVGIGR, encoded by the coding sequence ATGCGTGTTTGTGTCATTGGTACTGGATATGTTGGCTTAGTAACCGGCGCTTGCTTGGCCCATATTGGCCATCATGTCGTGTGCGTAGACAACAACGAACAAAAAGTAATTCTGCTGAAGTCTGGGCAGTCGCCAATCTTTGAACCGGGACTGACAGAGATTATGCAGTCAGCCTATCAGAGTGGGAATCTGGAATTTACCTCAGATTTGGCAGCCGGGGTGGCTCACGGTGAGATTTTGTTTGTTGCCGTGGGGACACCGGCACTCGCAACCGGCGAAAGCGATACCCGCTATGTCGAAGCCGTTGCTCGTGGCATTGGTGCCCATTTAGACGGCGGGTACAAGGTGATTGTGAATAAGTCAACCGTGCCGATCGGTTCAGGTGACTGGGTGCGGATGATTGTGCTTGATGGCATTGCAGAGCGTCAGAAGGTGCTAGTGGGAGTCGGTGGCGGCACAAATGAAGAGGTTGCCATTGAAAGCGGTGTTAAGTTTGATGTCGTTAGCAATCCAGAGTTCTTACGCGAAGGCTCAGCAGTCTACGACACCTTTAACCCAGATCGGATCGTTTTGGGAAGCAACAGCCCCAAAGCCATCTCAATGATGCAAGAACTTTACACGCCGATCATTGAGCGCAAGTTTGCTGAAGATCAGTCGCTGCCGGCGGTGCCGGTGGTTGTCACCGATATTAGTTCTGCTGAGATGATCAAGTACGCCGCAAATGCGTTCTTGGCAACCAAAATCAGCTTTATCAATGAAATTGCCAATATTTGCGACCGCGTCGGTGCAGATGTGGTGCAGATTGCCAAAGGAATCGGTTTGGACTCCCGAATTGGCAGCAAGTTTTTGAATGCCGGCATTGGTTGGGGTGGTTCCTGTTTCCCCAAAGATGTTTCCGCGTTAATTCACACTGCTGATGACTATAACTATGAGGCTCAACTCCTCAAAGCTGCAGTCAGCGTCAACCAGCGTCAGCGGTTACTCGCGATTGAAAAACTTCAGCACGAACTTAAAATCCTTAAGGGTAAAACCGTAGGTTTGTTAGGTCTGACCTTCAAACCGGATACGGATGATATGCGCGATGCGCCGGCACTCAACGTGATTGAGCAATTAAACCGGCTGGGGGCAAAAGTGAAAGCTTACGACCCGATTGTGTCTCAAACCGGCATTCGTCATGGCCTATCTGGCGTGCTTGTGGAAACCGATCCAGAACGGCTGGCCGATGGCTGCGATGCCCTGCTGGTGGTGACGGAATGGGAACAGTTCCGCACGCTTGACTATGCAAAAATGGCCAAGCTGATGAACAACCGCGTGATCATTGATGGCCGCAATTTCCTGGATCGCGAGACGGTGGAAAAAGCCGGCTTTCGTTACGTTGGCATTGGCCGGTAA
- the lepA gene encoding translation elongation factor 4, producing MTDVPVSRIRNFSIIAHIDHGKSTLADRLLQTTGTVDVRQMKEQFLDNMELERERGITIKLQAARMNYTAKDGQQYVLNLIDTPGHVDFSYEVSRSLAACEGALLVVDASQGVEAQTLANVYLALDHNLEIIPVLNKIDLPGAEPERVKGEIEEIIGLDCSGAIHTSAKEGIGIDEILESIVHLVPAPKDTVSQPLRALIFDSYYDAYRGVIVYFRIMDGTLKKGDRVRLMASGKEYDIDELGVLSPTQVQVNELHAGEVGYLAAAIKAVEDARVGDTITLAKVPASEPLPGYTEAKPMVFCGLFPIDADQFPDLREALEKLKLNDASLHYEPETSSAMGFGFRCGFLGLLHMEIVQERLEREYNLNLIVTAPSVVFRVTTNSGETIDIDNPSRLPDPNHREKIEEPFVKVEMITPETYVGALMELSQNRRGVFKDMKYLTQGRTTLIYELPLAEVVTDFFDQMKSRSRGYASMEYHLIGYRENPLVKLDILINNDPVDALAMIVHRDKAYNVGRAMVEKLKELIPRHQFKVPIQATIGSRVIASEQIPAIRKDVLAKCYGGDISRKKKLLQKQAKGKKRMKSVGTVDVPQEAFMAVLKLDQG from the coding sequence ATGACTGACGTTCCCGTCTCTCGTATTCGGAATTTTTCTATTATTGCCCACATTGACCACGGCAAATCAACCCTCGCAGACCGGCTTCTGCAAACCACCGGCACCGTCGATGTCCGGCAGATGAAGGAACAGTTCCTCGACAACATGGAACTCGAACGGGAACGCGGCATCACTATTAAGCTGCAAGCGGCCCGGATGAATTACACAGCCAAGGATGGCCAGCAGTACGTCCTGAATTTAATTGACACTCCCGGCCATGTAGACTTTTCCTATGAGGTGTCAAGAAGTCTGGCCGCTTGCGAAGGAGCGCTTTTAGTGGTAGATGCCTCCCAAGGTGTAGAGGCGCAAACTTTGGCGAATGTCTATCTCGCCCTAGACCATAACCTAGAAATTATCCCGGTTCTCAATAAAATTGACTTACCTGGCGCTGAACCAGAACGAGTTAAGGGAGAAATCGAAGAAATTATTGGCTTAGATTGCTCAGGTGCGATTCATACTTCTGCGAAAGAAGGCATTGGAATTGATGAGATTCTAGAGTCCATTGTCCATTTGGTGCCGGCACCCAAAGACACCGTATCTCAACCTTTGCGGGCGCTGATTTTTGATAGCTACTACGACGCTTATCGCGGCGTAATTGTCTATTTTCGCATCATGGATGGCACCCTGAAAAAAGGGGATCGCGTCCGCTTGATGGCATCGGGTAAAGAATATGACATTGACGAATTAGGTGTGCTTTCCCCCACACAAGTCCAAGTCAATGAACTTCATGCCGGTGAGGTGGGATATCTGGCTGCTGCAATCAAAGCCGTAGAAGATGCCCGTGTGGGTGATACGATTACCTTGGCCAAAGTGCCGGCATCTGAACCACTGCCCGGTTACACCGAAGCCAAACCAATGGTGTTTTGTGGATTATTTCCCATTGATGCCGACCAATTTCCCGACTTGCGCGAAGCTCTAGAAAAGCTGAAATTAAATGATGCTTCCCTACACTACGAACCGGAAACATCGAGTGCAATGGGATTTGGTTTCCGCTGTGGCTTCTTAGGCTTGCTGCACATGGAAATTGTGCAAGAGCGCTTAGAGCGGGAATACAATCTAAATTTGATTGTCACCGCGCCTTCTGTGGTGTTTCGGGTGACAACCAACAGTGGCGAAACCATTGATATCGATAATCCCAGCCGCTTGCCAGATCCCAACCACCGGGAAAAAATCGAAGAACCCTTTGTCAAGGTGGAGATGATTACCCCGGAAACCTACGTCGGTGCTTTGATGGAACTGTCTCAAAACCGGCGCGGTGTTTTTAAAGATATGAAATATCTGACCCAAGGGCGAACCACATTAATTTATGAATTGCCTTTGGCAGAAGTGGTAACGGACTTTTTTGACCAAATGAAGTCCCGTTCGCGTGGTTATGCCAGTATGGAATATCACCTGATTGGCTACCGCGAAAATCCCCTCGTCAAGCTCGATATCCTGATTAACAACGATCCCGTGGATGCTTTGGCGATGATTGTCCACCGTGACAAAGCTTATAACGTTGGGCGGGCAATGGTAGAAAAACTCAAAGAATTGATCCCTCGCCATCAGTTCAAAGTTCCCATTCAAGCCACCATCGGCAGTCGGGTGATCGCCAGCGAACAAATCCCCGCGATTCGTAAAGATGTGCTTGCAAAATGTTACGGCGGTGACATCAGCCGGAAGAAAAAACTGCTACAGAAGCAAGCAAAAGGTAAAAAACGGATGAAGTCGGTAGGCACCGTGGATGTACCCCAAGAAGCTTTCATGGCAGTGCTTAAGCTAGATCAAGGTTAA